In Aureibacillus halotolerans, one genomic interval encodes:
- a CDS encoding ABC transporter ATP-binding protein, which produces MTFPIKKFLSYYKPYKGIFLTVLGCALFVSCLQLVFPLLVRYITNDVLESDLATALTDVYWIGGIMLLLIVVQNIGNYFVDYKGHEIGARMESDMRSELFSHLQTLSFRFYDKEKTGQLMSRVTNDLLMLSELYHHAPEDYTRYLVRFIGAFVILFMINAPLTLAVFCFLPVLGVLSLFFNRMLNRAMTRNKERIADVNAQVEDSLAGIRVVKSFANEKLEVEKFNRENDRFLFSRKHTYRAEAYFYNSAEAFVQLITVTIVIFGSASILNQTFDLADLITFLLYIGFLIEPIQKLTHMSMQFQEGVTGFQRFMAIMNVKPDIENRSDAIPLSNVQGAIEFREVAFRYGDHLDDVFTDLSLTIVPGEYVAIVGPSGAGKTTLSSLIPRFYDVTAGSVSIDGHDVRDIELHSLRSAIGIVQQDVYLFAGSVMDNIRYGLPGASDDEVMDAAKKANAHSFIERLPHGYHSEIGQRGVRLSGGQKQRLSIARVFLKNPPILILDEATSSLDNESESIVKRSLDNLARGRTTLVIAHRLSTIRNAERIVVLTEEGLTEQGTHDALLSHNGAYASLYAHHFEYQV; this is translated from the coding sequence ATGACATTTCCAATAAAGAAATTTCTTTCGTATTACAAGCCATACAAAGGCATCTTTTTAACTGTACTTGGCTGCGCGTTGTTCGTTTCGTGCCTGCAACTGGTGTTTCCTCTGCTCGTCCGCTATATCACAAATGACGTGCTTGAAAGCGATTTAGCGACAGCATTAACTGACGTGTATTGGATCGGCGGCATCATGCTCCTTCTCATTGTCGTTCAAAACATCGGCAACTACTTTGTCGATTACAAAGGCCATGAAATTGGCGCACGCATGGAAAGCGATATGCGAAGTGAACTGTTCAGTCATTTGCAAACGCTGTCTTTCCGTTTTTACGACAAAGAAAAAACCGGACAGCTGATGTCACGTGTCACGAATGATTTGCTCATGCTTTCCGAGCTGTATCATCACGCGCCCGAGGATTACACAAGATACCTCGTACGCTTTATTGGCGCCTTTGTCATTTTGTTTATGATTAACGCGCCATTGACGCTTGCTGTCTTTTGTTTCCTCCCTGTTCTTGGCGTCCTTTCGCTGTTTTTTAACCGCATGCTCAATCGCGCGATGACGCGAAACAAAGAACGCATTGCCGACGTCAACGCCCAGGTTGAAGACAGTTTGGCTGGGATTCGTGTAGTGAAATCCTTTGCCAATGAGAAGCTTGAAGTTGAGAAATTCAACCGCGAAAACGATCGCTTTCTCTTTAGCCGTAAGCATACGTATCGCGCAGAGGCTTACTTTTATAACAGTGCAGAGGCGTTTGTGCAGCTCATCACGGTGACGATTGTCATCTTCGGGAGTGCGAGCATTCTCAATCAAACGTTTGACCTCGCGGACTTGATTACTTTTTTGCTCTATATTGGCTTTTTGATTGAACCGATTCAAAAGCTCACGCATATGAGCATGCAATTCCAGGAAGGCGTTACAGGCTTTCAACGGTTTATGGCGATAATGAACGTGAAGCCTGACATTGAAAATCGATCGGATGCCATCCCCCTTTCCAATGTCCAGGGGGCAATCGAGTTTAGAGAGGTCGCATTTCGATATGGAGACCATCTTGATGATGTTTTCACTGACCTGTCGCTAACGATTGTGCCAGGTGAGTACGTCGCAATTGTGGGGCCATCAGGGGCTGGGAAAACGACCTTAAGCTCGCTTATCCCCCGTTTTTATGATGTCACTGCCGGTAGTGTATCTATTGATGGACATGACGTGCGAGACATTGAGCTCCATTCCCTGCGCAGCGCCATCGGTATTGTGCAACAGGACGTGTATTTATTTGCCGGAAGTGTGATGGACAATATTCGCTATGGCCTCCCAGGAGCAAGTGATGATGAAGTGATGGATGCGGCGAAAAAAGCCAATGCCCATTCCTTTATTGAGCGCCTGCCTCACGGGTACCATTCAGAGATTGGCCAGCGTGGGGTTCGTTTATCAGGCGGACAAAAGCAACGCCTTAGCATTGCACGTGTCTTTTTGAAAAACCCGCCTATCCTGATCTTGGATGAAGCGACAAGTTCTTTAGATAACGAGAGTGAAAGTATCGTCAAGCGGTCCCTCGATAATTTGGCCCGTGGGCGCACAACACTGGTCATTGCCCATCGCCTCTCAACCATTCGGAACGCCGAACGTATCGTCGTTCTAACAGAAGAAGGTCTTACCGAGCAAGGCACACACGACGCGCTGCTCTCACATAATGGGGCTTATGCAAGCCTGTATGCCCATCATTTTGAATATCAGGTATAA
- a CDS encoding ABC transporter ATP-binding protein, with product MNYIKSMILPLRKEIPMVVWSILIGILAAGLNLTRPILFGMIINVLVNGDPNSHVFWLILLFLGSWLATWGSSLLLMYVSTKISQRILMSLRVDLFAHFLRLPFTKIEEIDPGKIQAYHASDLPRWTSVYGTLLAEVTHSLAQFIGSIIALSYLDANLMLWLLPFLILSASIPIVTSKSIVNISHVAQEAFSSTLETLSSLIKGSRDLISVGANKWGENRFKEACNSSYRTNVKRDFSQGFLQIVGSAIEILAYILILYIGGSKVLRNEMAIGELISFLATIEMIFFPARHVNHLVVSMQNSFAAAKRVIDFLDIKERQPSLLISTCMYVDSVSYTYPLSNTIALDSITFNIEPGKHIVITGESGSGKSTLLKLLAGLYLPTKGKIVYDDRVSNLSMIWQEPYLFNVSVFDNLVVGADLSTAKVRAIASKVNMDSTIMRLPYGYKSNVTDGGQNFSGGEKRRLAIARALLTNPNLLIFDEPTAGLDDANALSIWQMISELGPNVTKIVTTHRIEEAKKADVVLVLRDGKLIKCGSPDELTT from the coding sequence TTGAATTATATTAAATCAATGATTCTACCACTTAGGAAAGAAATACCTATGGTCGTTTGGTCTATACTTATTGGTATTCTAGCTGCTGGACTTAATCTTACGAGGCCGATTCTATTCGGAATGATCATTAATGTTTTAGTCAATGGGGACCCGAATTCACATGTGTTTTGGCTCATTTTATTATTTTTAGGAAGCTGGTTAGCCACTTGGGGGAGTTCACTTTTGTTAATGTATGTTAGCACAAAAATTAGTCAAAGAATTCTAATGAGCCTAAGGGTGGACCTGTTCGCACATTTCTTACGTTTACCTTTCACAAAGATTGAAGAAATTGATCCAGGAAAAATTCAGGCATATCATGCGTCTGATCTCCCAAGATGGACGTCCGTGTATGGCACACTTTTAGCAGAAGTCACACATTCTCTCGCACAATTTATCGGATCAATCATTGCACTATCTTACTTAGACGCAAATTTAATGCTGTGGTTACTCCCTTTTTTAATCTTAAGTGCTTCTATTCCTATAGTCACATCTAAATCTATTGTGAACATTAGTCACGTGGCGCAAGAAGCCTTTTCTTCTACACTTGAAACCTTATCCAGCCTGATTAAAGGATCAAGAGATTTAATAAGTGTAGGAGCCAATAAGTGGGGTGAAAATAGATTTAAAGAAGCATGCAATTCCTCGTATCGGACAAATGTCAAAAGGGATTTTTCACAGGGGTTTTTACAAATAGTAGGGTCAGCTATCGAGATCCTTGCATATATACTAATTTTGTACATTGGAGGATCAAAAGTATTACGTAATGAAATGGCGATAGGAGAATTAATCAGTTTTTTAGCTACGATTGAAATGATTTTTTTCCCAGCAAGGCACGTTAATCATTTAGTCGTGTCTATGCAAAATTCATTTGCCGCTGCAAAAAGAGTGATTGATTTTTTAGACATCAAAGAGAGACAACCAAGTCTATTAATATCAACATGTATGTATGTAGATTCTGTGTCATATACGTATCCTCTCTCAAATACAATTGCGCTAGATTCAATAACATTCAATATAGAACCGGGTAAGCATATAGTAATAACGGGAGAAAGCGGTTCGGGGAAATCAACACTTTTAAAATTATTGGCAGGTCTTTATCTACCTACTAAAGGGAAAATTGTATATGATGACCGGGTTAGTAACTTATCGATGATATGGCAAGAGCCATACCTTTTTAATGTTTCAGTATTCGATAACCTAGTCGTCGGTGCAGATTTATCTACAGCAAAAGTGAGAGCTATTGCATCTAAAGTAAATATGGACAGTACAATCATGAGACTACCCTACGGATATAAGTCCAATGTAACTGATGGTGGACAAAATTTCTCTGGAGGTGAAAAACGTCGTTTAGCCATAGCACGTGCCTTATTAACGAACCCCAACCTCCTCATTTTTGATGAGCCAACAGCTGGTTTAGACGATGCTAACGCATTATCCATATGGCAGATGATTAGCGAGCTCGGTCCAAATGTTACAAAGATCGTTACAACACATAGAATAGAAGAAGCTAAGAAAGCAGATGTAGTTTTAGTTCTCAGGGATGGAAAGTTAATAAAATGTGGTTCACCAGACGAATTAACTACGTGA
- a CDS encoding GrpB family protein, which yields MLAWRIDHIGSIAIEGMEAKLIIDIQICVEVVKRQLKD from the coding sequence GTGTTAGCATGGAGGATTGATCATATAGGTTCTATTGCAATTGAAGGAATGGAAGCGAAGCTTATAATTGATATCCAAATTTGTGTGGAAGTAGTGAAAAGACAACTAAAGGATTAA